A region of Periplaneta americana isolate PAMFEO1 chromosome 16, P.americana_PAMFEO1_priV1, whole genome shotgun sequence DNA encodes the following proteins:
- the LOC138691378 gene encoding cuticle protein 18.6-like has product MYSDQMILSCGYLGTGLHVGAARKTLRPLSQVREFQAKIFDGGSTAYGSDNACCTIKSQISSTAATDLLAVHAKNIKHKMTLLRFAVVAIVVAAALAQDHHHHKLPAVEHHVEEHHYAHPKYEFKYGVKDPHTHDIKEQHEKRDGHKVEGHYMLVEPDGTIRTVHYTADKHTGFHAHVQRSGHAVHPTHH; this is encoded by the exons atgtaTTCTGATCAAATGATTTTATCGTGCGGGTATCTGGGCACAGGTTTACACGTGGGTGCTGCGCGAAAGACGTTACGACCGCTCAGCCAAGTGCGTGAATTTCAAGCAAAGATATTCGATGGCGGAAGTACTGCGTATGGCTCTGACAAT GCTTGCTGTACTATAAAATCTCAGATTTCATCAACAGCTGCCACAGATCTGCTTGCAGTTCACGCCAAGAACATCAAACACAAAATGACACTCCTCAGA TTTGCAGTTGTCGCTATCGTGGTTGCAGCAGCTTTGGCCCAAGATCATCACCACCATAAGCTGCCTGCCGTAGAACACCATGTGGAAGAACATCACTAC GCACACCCGAAGTACGAGTTCAAGTATGGAGTGAAAGATCCACACACCCACGACATCAAGGAACAGCATGAGAAACGAGATGGCCACAAAGTCGAGGGCCACTACATGCTGGTGGAACCTGACGGAACTATCCGTACTGTACACTACACAGCTGACAAACACACCGGATTCCACGCTCACGTACAGAGGTCTGGACATGCCGTGCATCCTACACATCATTAG